CCGATTCTACAGTCACCGCAAGCACAGAGCAGCCCATTTCAAAATTAGAGTGACTTAACAGCATTCTCCATAGCGAGATGAACTTCTCAGCGACGATTTCAGCGGGTTGACCTTCAAGGGTGTTTAGAAAGCTTATAGCACGTTTTCCAGCTAGTTCAACTGCTTCTTTGACAAGCTGATCTTTACCTTCAGGAAAGTGGTGGTAGATTGAACCTCTAGGTGCTCCAGTGGCTTTCATAATTTCAGTAAATGAGGCGGCATGCACCCCTCGTTGGCCGAGGAGCTTTACGGCACCTTCGATCATTAGCTCTCGAGATTTTAGAGTCATATTTACACCTTCCTATTGCCTAAGCGCATCTGGCTTACAAGATTCTATAGTAACGATTGTACATTTCAAATATGCAAACGTACAGATAAAAGCTCGTAAATTTGCTCTCGTGGCAGTTTGCGAGTTTTTTATATGTAATTGCAATCTCTACGCTACCTATCTCCAAACTAGGCTGTTCGCTTTACTTCTCAGCTGTTGGATTGTAGAATTCAATTAATCATATGTAAATTATGCGCATTTACTTCATATACTTACCAAAAAGGGAGTGTACTTGTGAACACCGAGAATTGCGTTACAACTGACCTGAATCTTAAAAACACAGGCTTTGGATACACTTTATCACTAATAGGTGGTAAATATAAAATAGTTATTATTTATTGGTTAGCGGAACATAAAGTTATGCGGCACAATGAGCTCAAAAGATGTATAGGAACGATTTCATTCAAAACGTTAAGCATTATGCTCAAAGAACTTGAAGCTGACGGTATCATTCACCGTGAGGAGTATCCGCAAATTCCTCCCAAGGTGGAATATTCATTGTCTGAAAGGGGACGCTCCCTTGTCCCTGTACTCGATATGATGTGTCAGTGGGGAGAAAATAATCGTCCAGTCCTCGCGTTTAAGTAACCTTTTATTTATATTGACTCACCTATGCGACCCCGAGCAGGTCGCTTTTTTTATTCTCATATCATCAATAACACTCTCTTATACGTTCATTACTTACCTAAATGTGCGTACTTACTTAATTAAAGTTTGTAATATATACTCGATCTCAGAAGAAAAATAGATAAAGAGAGTGGTTGATTCCATGAAAACATTAATCGTTGCTGCACATCCAACTATAGAAAGTTCATTTATTCACAAAAGATGGTTGGAAGAGCTGAGGAAGTATCCGGAAGAGTTTACGGTTCATGAGTTATATAAAGAATATCCTGA
This portion of the Cohnella abietis genome encodes:
- a CDS encoding winged helix-turn-helix transcriptional regulator — encoded protein: MNTENCVTTDLNLKNTGFGYTLSLIGGKYKIVIIYWLAEHKVMRHNELKRCIGTISFKTLSIMLKELEADGIIHREEYPQIPPKVEYSLSERGRSLVPVLDMMCQWGENNRPVLAFK
- a CDS encoding TetR/AcrR family transcriptional regulator; the protein is MTLKSRELMIEGAVKLLGQRGVHAASFTEIMKATGAPRGSIYHHFPEGKDQLVKEAVELAGKRAISFLNTLEGQPAEIVAEKFISLWRMLLSHSNFEMGCSVLAVTVESDSSDLLEQAAAVFQQWSDHLTALLNAGGLDLAKAKGLANVIIASCEGAVAISRAQKSFDTFDMVAEQLLIMIKSVSNPHQETK